One Paenisporosarcina sp. FSL H8-0542 genomic region harbors:
- a CDS encoding accessory Sec system S-layer assembly protein → MGIFSIFKKTEKTGADSTVESTELVNGTEPSAQSEEVTTALSLHPAWDVPKEQQYVFSFLSNELEPLKPNQISLSGIDIEQDDNTQAWLVKAFLRTSLATPITLNTAELVLIDQNEQVVAAKEFNLAELGELPATSARPWVFVFEQPTLKGELPKDGWRLAFNVQSLVPHKIELDAAWEEALSDEQKDGLKKIVDSLPKLHDREVNFSGFQAKVQPDGTLAVSLFIRNGHSQQITLEQLPLEVLDANGKIVAQGAFTIDQLKVNANTSKPWTFLFPKEMVINKDSDMSKWTVRVPQSA, encoded by the coding sequence ATGGGCATTTTTTCGATTTTCAAGAAGACCGAAAAAACGGGTGCTGATAGTACCGTTGAGTCAACAGAGTTAGTTAATGGCACTGAACCGAGTGCTCAGTCGGAAGAAGTCACTACAGCATTGTCCCTTCATCCTGCTTGGGATGTACCAAAAGAACAACAATATGTATTCAGCTTCCTTTCGAATGAGCTTGAACCATTAAAACCAAATCAAATTTCTTTATCAGGCATCGATATTGAGCAAGACGACAATACACAAGCTTGGTTGGTTAAAGCATTTTTACGGACATCATTGGCTACTCCCATTACATTGAATACAGCTGAGCTCGTGCTGATCGATCAAAATGAACAAGTGGTGGCAGCAAAAGAATTCAATCTTGCGGAACTAGGCGAATTGCCTGCAACCAGTGCACGACCTTGGGTATTTGTTTTTGAACAGCCGACTTTAAAAGGAGAACTTCCTAAAGATGGTTGGCGTTTAGCTTTCAACGTTCAATCGTTGGTACCACACAAGATCGAATTGGATGCAGCTTGGGAAGAAGCTCTAAGCGACGAACAAAAAGATGGCTTAAAGAAAATTGTTGATTCCCTGCCTAAACTTCATGACAGAGAAGTAAACTTCAGTGGATTCCAAGCAAAAGTTCAGCCAGATGGTACACTTGCGGTCTCACTGTTTATTAGAAATGGGCACTCCCAGCAAATCACATTAGAGCAACTTCCACTGGAAGTGCTCGATGCGAATGGCAAAATTGTGGCACAAGGCGCATTTACGATTGATCAACTTAAGGTTAATGCAAATACTTCTAAACCCTGGACCTTCTTGTTCCCTAAGGAAATGGTCATCAATAAAGATTCTGATATGTCTAAATGGACCGTCAGAGTGCCTCAGAGCGCTTAA
- a CDS encoding phosphodiester glycosidase family protein — translation MYLKFKRMPAFLLAFILVFSSLPVSAATLSPGIHHETISTSVGGYPQKVNKLSIDVTNPYTKIEYGVSNPINTLKTVTNLSKEHTYPSHNVVGAINASFYTFENRYPSYLLAKNDQIVNLGRVSTNFNDYMYVPAAFGVTAENKAKVGRYSLERTIEHNGSSFKTTDMNRDRANNELILYTEGLREDKTRQNQYGIEVVVTGVTKKVDSQLKFGEKVTGKVSAIRPYGQYTSSTIPKDGFVLSASGTSSAKLSSMKIGDDVSLTVDVDSAWKGSQFMLASGPLLVQDGKSALTIDITAGRATERTPRTAVATDATGSRAYFITVDGRQSGYSQGMTLIEFSKYLVSIGAYNAINLDGGGSTAMVTRRYGNVYPSLINRPSDGSERSVSAILEAISTAPNGQATHVNVSQDQEGIVAVGASLGFKVNYVLDQYYNPLKVDSTKLELQEVSNGVGKIENNRFVGVKAGTGQITAKYDTATVSIPVTVTDTIEQLVASPSEVRVGLGESANFQVNGISKNQKVIFNPAAVSWTTTGGVGSINGTTFNAGNSEATGSITGTFGSARVSIPVTVSNKSLQVSGLDSLTGLKAETIRSSATIGLEKTLQAKEGSSSLKLSYDFSSFAEGTSVSYLTWPNGLSIPAAPKKIGAWVYGDGANHWLRAAITDANGRETVIDFTQDGGLNWVGWKYVEATIPTNVQSPVKLNKIYIAETSSAKKGKGSIWIDQVQAVYSNQPIPTKSFVPSSSARVVDTNKQFTVTFNQQMNSAFFNTKHVYVEDEFGARQSVAVRTGSDATKVVVSAPTGGYVKGKSYRLVVTHFVPNGKGVRMVKDSITEFKVQ, via the coding sequence ATGTACCTAAAATTTAAAAGAATGCCTGCTTTTCTACTAGCATTCATTCTAGTCTTTTCAAGTTTACCCGTTTCTGCCGCCACGTTATCTCCTGGTATACACCACGAAACTATCTCGACATCAGTGGGAGGTTACCCACAAAAAGTAAACAAACTCTCCATCGATGTCACAAATCCGTATACTAAAATTGAATACGGGGTATCCAATCCAATCAATACACTTAAGACAGTAACTAATTTATCAAAAGAACATACATATCCGAGCCATAATGTAGTTGGTGCAATTAATGCATCTTTTTACACCTTCGAAAATCGTTATCCTTCATATTTACTGGCAAAAAATGATCAAATCGTTAATTTAGGAAGAGTTTCGACTAATTTTAATGACTATATGTACGTGCCAGCTGCATTTGGTGTGACAGCTGAAAATAAAGCGAAAGTTGGGCGTTATTCGTTAGAACGTACGATTGAACATAATGGGTCGTCATTTAAGACGACAGATATGAACCGGGATAGAGCAAATAACGAATTAATTTTATACACGGAAGGTTTGCGTGAAGATAAAACCCGTCAAAACCAATATGGAATTGAAGTGGTTGTAACGGGAGTAACAAAAAAAGTAGACTCCCAGTTGAAATTCGGAGAAAAAGTGACCGGTAAAGTATCCGCTATACGTCCGTATGGTCAGTATACTTCTTCGACAATCCCGAAAGATGGTTTTGTTCTATCCGCATCTGGAACATCGAGTGCTAAATTATCATCTATGAAAATAGGAGATGACGTTTCACTGACAGTTGATGTTGATTCTGCATGGAAAGGCTCACAATTCATGTTGGCATCAGGTCCTTTACTCGTACAGGATGGAAAGTCTGCTTTGACAATTGATATCACTGCCGGTCGTGCGACTGAAAGAACTCCCCGTACCGCTGTTGCGACCGATGCCACTGGCAGTCGTGCATATTTCATAACGGTCGATGGTCGTCAGTCTGGTTACAGCCAAGGTATGACACTTATTGAATTTTCAAAGTACCTTGTCTCAATCGGTGCTTATAATGCCATCAACTTGGATGGTGGTGGATCAACGGCAATGGTTACACGCCGTTATGGAAATGTATATCCATCTCTAATTAACCGACCTTCGGATGGTTCTGAACGTTCCGTCTCTGCTATTTTGGAAGCAATTAGTACTGCACCTAATGGACAAGCCACTCATGTAAATGTCTCTCAAGATCAAGAGGGAATCGTTGCTGTTGGGGCTTCTCTAGGTTTCAAAGTAAATTATGTGTTAGATCAATATTATAATCCTTTAAAAGTAGATTCTACGAAACTAGAACTTCAGGAAGTTTCAAATGGAGTAGGGAAGATTGAAAATAATCGCTTCGTCGGAGTGAAAGCAGGAACAGGGCAAATCACCGCAAAATACGATACCGCTACGGTTTCAATTCCTGTTACAGTTACCGATACGATTGAACAATTAGTGGCATCTCCTTCAGAAGTTCGTGTCGGACTTGGAGAATCAGCTAATTTCCAAGTGAATGGAATCAGTAAAAATCAAAAAGTCATTTTCAATCCTGCAGCTGTTTCCTGGACGACAACAGGAGGCGTAGGTTCAATCAACGGCACTACTTTCAATGCAGGAAATAGTGAAGCTACGGGTTCAATCACAGGAACATTCGGGTCTGCACGTGTGTCGATTCCTGTTACGGTTTCAAATAAATCATTACAAGTCAGTGGATTAGATTCACTCACTGGATTAAAGGCAGAAACCATCCGTTCATCTGCAACCATTGGTTTAGAAAAAACGTTGCAGGCTAAAGAAGGATCCAGTTCCCTTAAGTTGTCTTATGATTTTTCAAGCTTTGCTGAGGGTACCTCCGTATCGTACTTGACTTGGCCGAACGGTTTGTCCATTCCTGCGGCACCTAAGAAAATTGGTGCATGGGTGTATGGAGATGGTGCAAATCATTGGTTACGCGCAGCCATTACAGATGCTAATGGTCGCGAAACAGTGATTGACTTTACTCAAGATGGAGGACTTAATTGGGTAGGCTGGAAATACGTTGAAGCAACGATTCCGACTAATGTCCAAAGTCCAGTGAAATTGAACAAGATATATATTGCTGAAACTTCTTCAGCGAAGAAAGGTAAGGGTTCGATTTGGATTGACCAGGTCCAAGCCGTTTATTCAAATCAACCAATTCCTACAAAATCGTTTGTTCCTTCTTCGTCAGCGAGAGTCGTGGATACAAATAAACAATTTACGGTGACTTTCAATCAACAAATGAATTCCGCATTTTTCAACACGAAGCATGTTTATGTCGAGGATGAGTTCGGTGCTCGCCAAAGTGTAGCCGTCCGTACGGGAAGTGATGCAACTAAGGTTGTCGTCAGTGCACCAACGGGAGGATATGTGAAAGGGAAATCCTATCGACTAGTCGTTACACATTTCGTACCGAATGGAAAAGGTGTCCGAATGGTAAAAGACTCGATAACGGAATTTAAAGTGCAATAA
- a CDS encoding S-layer homology domain-containing protein: MLKKTLLLLSLAIVVLLPLNSVLAAFSDVNNTYKPAVDHIVSKGYAQGISETQFGISNEIKRIDAAVMIARVNGFTPEGNYQQAGFTDVPKDRQWAVNALAANGIMNGLSTNTFGSYQSMSREQMAKVIALTYDLKATSMDIPFTDVLSTVKPFVAALLESNITQGKTATEFGSKANITRGEFALFIYRAETAGSLTPPEVISVD, encoded by the coding sequence ATGTTAAAAAAAACTTTGTTGCTTTTGTCATTGGCAATTGTCGTCCTACTTCCTTTGAACTCGGTTCTTGCGGCTTTTTCAGATGTAAATAATACATATAAACCAGCTGTGGACCATATTGTCAGTAAAGGTTATGCACAGGGAATCAGTGAAACGCAATTCGGTATTTCCAACGAAATCAAACGTATTGATGCAGCAGTCATGATTGCCCGTGTAAATGGTTTTACTCCGGAAGGAAATTATCAACAAGCAGGATTCACGGACGTACCTAAAGATCGTCAATGGGCTGTTAATGCTCTTGCCGCAAATGGTATTATGAACGGATTATCTACGAATACATTCGGTAGTTATCAATCGATGTCACGTGAACAAATGGCGAAGGTCATTGCACTTACATACGATTTAAAGGCTACTTCAATGGATATTCCATTTACTGATGTTCTATCGACAGTGAAACCTTTTGTAGCAGCTTTGCTTGAAAGTAATATTACGCAAGGGAAAACGGCTACTGAATTTGGTTCTAAAGCAAATATTACACGAGGTGAATTTGCCTTATTCATCTACCGTGCAGAAACTGCTGGGTCACTTACACCCCCAGAAGTAATTTCAGTTGATTAA
- a CDS encoding acyltransferase family protein, which yields MSNERYDYMDWMRVFAIFSVVGIHVVAQLVSSMEIGHQIWWFANLLDSALRNSVPLFFMISGALLLTRKQQEPLIPFFKKRVSKVAIPLLAWSIIYIVYRKFMWFEEHTWKQMIKMVLTDSVFFHLWFLYVILGLYLMTPFLRQIVSSSSKQMLQYFIGAWFVMSSLFPFVPKFFDFGLALSAGLFGTYIGYFILGAYLILYPLKRKWLPLLGLLAVIGYAVTAYGTYVLTLQNDGRLDGFFYLYIAPNTVAIAVFLFVLFQQFPNVFKPNTVIQKISAASMGIYLLHPIIQLYGRRIGFDEYWVHPVLAVPLVWIAIFFSSFVIVWILQKIPLVNKLVP from the coding sequence ATGTCGAATGAGCGTTATGATTATATGGACTGGATGAGAGTTTTCGCCATCTTTTCAGTCGTAGGTATACATGTAGTAGCACAGTTAGTATCAAGTATGGAGATTGGTCACCAAATTTGGTGGTTTGCAAATCTTTTGGATTCTGCCTTACGTAACAGTGTCCCGTTATTTTTCATGATCAGTGGGGCACTATTGTTGACGCGCAAACAACAGGAACCGTTAATCCCTTTTTTCAAGAAGCGGGTTAGTAAGGTTGCAATACCGTTACTGGCGTGGAGTATTATTTACATCGTCTATCGCAAATTCATGTGGTTTGAAGAACATACGTGGAAACAAATGATTAAAATGGTGTTGACGGACTCTGTGTTCTTCCATTTATGGTTTCTATACGTTATTTTGGGTTTATATTTAATGACCCCGTTTTTAAGACAAATTGTCAGTTCCTCTTCTAAACAAATGCTGCAATACTTTATAGGAGCTTGGTTTGTCATGTCAAGCTTGTTTCCATTCGTACCAAAATTCTTCGATTTTGGGCTGGCTTTGTCTGCTGGACTGTTCGGTACGTATATTGGCTACTTTATTTTAGGCGCGTATTTAATCTTATATCCTCTCAAACGGAAATGGTTGCCTTTACTTGGACTGTTAGCCGTTATCGGGTATGCAGTAACAGCCTATGGCACATATGTTTTGACTCTCCAGAATGACGGGAGATTGGATGGTTTCTTCTATTTGTATATTGCACCGAATACGGTGGCTATTGCTGTTTTCTTATTTGTATTATTTCAGCAGTTTCCGAATGTCTTCAAGCCGAATACTGTTATACAAAAAATCAGTGCAGCCAGCATGGGAATCTATTTATTACATCCCATCATTCAGTTATATGGTCGCCGTATAGGGTTTGACGAATATTGGGTTCATCCGGTACTTGCAGTGCCGCTAGTGTGGATTGCTATATTCTTTTCATCATTTGTCATCGTGTGGATTCTTCAAAAAATTCCACTCGTTAATAAACTAGTACCATAA
- a CDS encoding C40 family peptidase: MKLQSQFLKVLTMITFAILLIVAPLANEVDASSGVDSSKLVSAANNVMGTKYLRGGTTANGFDCSGFIGYVYNQVGVDLPRTSAGMYSTGSSVAKKNLQAGDLVFFNTSGKGVSHVGVYIGGGKFAHSSSSKGVSIAKLNDPYYWGSKYIGAKRVANVSQVASAKK; encoded by the coding sequence ATGAAGTTACAGTCTCAGTTCCTTAAAGTTCTTACGATGATTACTTTCGCTATACTATTAATTGTTGCTCCATTAGCAAATGAAGTGGACGCTTCAAGTGGTGTTGATTCAAGCAAGCTTGTATCTGCAGCAAATAATGTTATGGGAACAAAGTATTTACGTGGTGGAACGACAGCAAACGGATTTGATTGCTCAGGATTTATCGGTTATGTTTACAACCAAGTAGGTGTTGATCTTCCAAGAACATCTGCAGGCATGTACTCAACAGGCTCTTCAGTTGCTAAGAAAAATCTACAAGCGGGCGATTTGGTTTTCTTCAATACTTCAGGTAAGGGTGTATCTCATGTGGGAGTTTACATCGGTGGAGGAAAATTCGCTCACTCATCATCTAGCAAAGGTGTTTCAATTGCAAAACTTAACGATCCCTACTACTGGGGTTCAAAATACATTGGCGCTAAGCGTGTTGCAAACGTATCCCAAGTAGCTTCAGCTAAAAAATAA
- a CDS encoding bifunctional 2',3'-cyclic-nucleotide 2'-phosphodiesterase/3'-nucleotidase: MTMWKKVSASALAMSLAVSGLGISQETSAAEKDATRGEYVKALITAMGVELGTGKTIKFDDVPNELKPYIEKAVELKLINGKSATKFDPNGTLNREQAFVIAVRGIGTDKSFPISNLKEFKDGNKISGSLRSDLSKGVGMGFLLGYADKTVRPGHHVSKGEMRALVQRFLKEYKASVANTTVALRILGTSDIHTNIVNYDYYKDTPSNSLGLAKTATLIKNARKENGNTLLFDNGDLIQGTPLGSFKSSVEPLKDGEVHPSIAALNLLDYDVATLGNHEFNYGLPYLNEVMDDAGFPYVNANVKDAKTGKNMYTPYVIIDKKVKDSKGKETTIKVGVTGIVPPAILKWDKSHLEGKVTVDDSVDAVEALIPKMEKDGADVIVVLSHSGMGDMVHEKGEEDVSYLMTKVEGVDAIITGHAHQVFPGKVDASLTGVNVEQGTINGKPVVMSGKFGSHLGVIDLTLAKKGKDWTVSSSKAEVRAIAKDESDVDATVVEAVKVAHEGTIKYVRKAVGTTTAIIHSYFSQVQDDPSIQIVTNAQKWFVEKELAGTADAKLPILSAGAPFKAGTRSDPEYYTYVPKGELAIKNVADLYLYDNTVSTLKLTGADVKEWLEMSAGQFNQIDATKTVEQSLINTNFRSYNFDVIDGVTYEIDVTQPAKYDADGKEINANAARIKNLKYDGKAIDPKQDFIVATNNYRANGNFPGVRNAKEVEIYTVENRQAVIDYIIEKKTIDPSADGNWKFTTLPASAKVMFESSKKAVEVIPTSGNISYLGEGTDGFGKYLLK, translated from the coding sequence ATGACAATGTGGAAAAAAGTATCCGCTTCAGCATTAGCAATGTCGTTAGCTGTAAGTGGTCTGGGGATAAGCCAAGAAACATCTGCTGCAGAAAAAGATGCTACGCGCGGAGAATATGTGAAGGCACTAATAACTGCTATGGGCGTGGAACTTGGAACTGGAAAAACAATTAAATTTGATGACGTTCCAAATGAACTGAAACCGTATATTGAAAAAGCAGTTGAGTTAAAACTAATCAATGGCAAATCTGCAACAAAATTTGATCCAAACGGAACTCTAAATCGTGAACAAGCATTTGTAATTGCGGTTCGTGGTATCGGGACTGATAAGAGTTTTCCGATTAGTAACTTAAAAGAGTTCAAGGATGGCAACAAAATCAGCGGAAGTTTACGCTCTGATCTTTCAAAAGGAGTTGGAATGGGCTTCTTACTTGGATATGCCGACAAAACAGTAAGACCAGGTCACCATGTAAGCAAAGGGGAAATGCGTGCACTCGTGCAACGTTTCCTGAAAGAATACAAGGCATCTGTGGCGAATACGACAGTAGCGCTACGAATTCTTGGAACTTCTGATATCCATACGAATATAGTGAACTATGATTATTACAAAGATACACCATCCAACAGCTTGGGTCTTGCAAAGACAGCAACATTAATCAAAAATGCCCGTAAAGAAAATGGCAATACTTTGTTATTCGACAATGGAGATTTGATTCAAGGGACTCCACTAGGCTCATTCAAATCATCAGTGGAGCCATTGAAAGATGGGGAAGTTCACCCATCGATAGCGGCTCTTAATTTGTTGGATTATGACGTTGCCACTCTTGGGAACCATGAGTTTAACTATGGTCTTCCATACTTGAATGAAGTGATGGACGATGCTGGCTTCCCTTATGTAAATGCAAACGTGAAAGACGCTAAGACAGGGAAGAATATGTATACTCCGTATGTCATCATTGATAAAAAAGTGAAAGATTCTAAAGGAAAAGAAACGACCATTAAAGTCGGTGTAACTGGAATTGTCCCTCCAGCGATTCTTAAATGGGACAAGTCTCATTTAGAAGGAAAAGTCACTGTAGACGATTCAGTGGATGCTGTAGAAGCACTTATTCCTAAAATGGAAAAAGACGGTGCAGACGTAATTGTTGTGTTGTCCCACTCGGGTATGGGTGACATGGTTCACGAAAAAGGCGAAGAAGATGTGTCATATTTGATGACAAAAGTTGAAGGCGTCGATGCAATCATTACAGGACATGCACATCAAGTTTTCCCTGGGAAAGTTGATGCTTCATTGACTGGCGTGAATGTTGAACAAGGTACGATCAACGGAAAACCTGTAGTAATGTCTGGCAAGTTCGGCAGCCATTTGGGTGTAATCGATTTGACGTTAGCTAAGAAAGGAAAAGATTGGACAGTTTCTTCTTCTAAAGCTGAAGTACGAGCGATTGCAAAAGATGAAAGTGATGTAGATGCTACAGTAGTAGAAGCGGTTAAAGTTGCACACGAAGGAACAATTAAATATGTGCGTAAAGCAGTAGGAACAACGACTGCCATCATCCATAGTTACTTCTCACAAGTTCAAGATGATCCATCAATTCAAATCGTAACAAATGCTCAAAAATGGTTTGTTGAAAAAGAATTAGCAGGAACTGCTGACGCCAAGTTGCCTATTCTATCTGCAGGAGCACCATTCAAAGCAGGTACCCGCAGCGATCCAGAGTATTACACATATGTACCAAAAGGTGAATTGGCAATCAAGAACGTCGCAGATTTGTACTTATACGACAACACTGTCTCTACTTTAAAACTTACAGGAGCTGACGTGAAAGAATGGCTTGAGATGTCTGCAGGTCAGTTCAACCAAATCGACGCAACGAAAACAGTAGAACAATCTCTGATCAATACTAACTTCCGTTCATACAACTTTGACGTAATTGATGGAGTTACGTATGAAATCGATGTAACACAACCAGCAAAATATGACGCTGATGGCAAAGAAATCAATGCCAATGCAGCACGTATCAAAAACTTGAAGTATGATGGAAAAGCAATCGATCCTAAACAGGATTTCATCGTTGCTACAAACAACTACCGAGCAAACGGTAATTTCCCGGGCGTACGAAATGCTAAAGAAGTCGAAATATATACTGTTGAAAACCGCCAAGCGGTGATCGACTACATTATCGAAAAGAAAACAATAGATCCTTCTGCTGACGGCAACTGGAAGTTTACAACATTGCCTGCATCAGCTAAAGTAATGTTTGAATCATCTAAAAAAGCGGTTGAAGTTATTCCTACTAGTGGTAATATCAGCTACTTGGGTGAAGGTACAGATGGATTTGGTAAGTACTTATTAAAATAA
- a CDS encoding S-layer homology domain-containing protein — translation MMMKKAIASLALGVLFASSFVNEADASVKHSIYTDLSMNNTFYEAVYSMNMKEVWEAEYTNDGKVLIDAAGIVTRGEAAYMLYMLLGMEPEISKSFPDVKSDSAHYEAISTIASLGYVNGYEDGTFRPEVELTRSQMTRILSGAFNYSVTMNAKVPFTDVNERWAPYVDAIFRNGVTKGVTATSFAPDKKLTRGEMSAFMYRAFKKVPGSTYNDFEVMNAINEATRKTRIIMIQGLEKYHPNHKAADIKDDLSELVVEPYLSQALKGYEASCYNCDNANVIHDFQFGLPFRVVAKTDNVLKVDATVPSNGINSGYRATIELVRSNDTWKIKSYVPRTFKEDPLKLTIEQSIDYLKYAIPLYYQEEVDSIQHTGKEPRLGLDLFKVNGKTTYVFDVNTGELTEYYPVN, via the coding sequence ATGATGATGAAAAAAGCAATTGCATCCTTGGCACTAGGAGTCTTGTTTGCAAGTTCATTTGTTAATGAAGCCGATGCTAGCGTAAAACATTCAATCTATACCGATTTATCCATGAACAACACTTTTTATGAGGCTGTCTATTCCATGAACATGAAAGAAGTATGGGAAGCAGAATATACGAATGATGGTAAAGTGTTGATTGACGCCGCTGGAATCGTCACTCGTGGGGAAGCAGCATACATGCTGTATATGCTTCTTGGCATGGAGCCAGAAATCAGCAAGAGCTTCCCAGATGTTAAATCCGACAGTGCCCATTATGAAGCAATTTCCACAATTGCTTCACTAGGGTATGTCAATGGCTATGAAGATGGGACATTCCGTCCTGAAGTTGAATTGACACGTTCTCAAATGACGCGCATCTTGTCAGGAGCTTTCAATTATTCAGTGACAATGAATGCTAAAGTACCTTTTACTGATGTCAATGAACGTTGGGCGCCTTACGTTGATGCGATTTTCCGCAATGGAGTGACCAAAGGTGTAACGGCGACGTCGTTTGCACCGGATAAAAAGTTGACGCGAGGTGAAATGTCAGCTTTCATGTATCGTGCCTTTAAAAAGGTTCCGGGATCTACTTATAATGACTTCGAAGTGATGAATGCCATTAATGAAGCTACTCGCAAAACACGAATTATCATGATTCAAGGTCTTGAAAAATATCATCCGAATCATAAAGCTGCAGATATTAAGGATGATTTGTCAGAGCTAGTGGTGGAGCCATACTTATCACAAGCATTAAAAGGATATGAAGCTTCATGTTATAACTGTGATAACGCAAATGTTATACATGACTTCCAATTTGGATTACCATTCAGAGTCGTTGCGAAAACGGACAATGTCCTAAAAGTGGATGCGACCGTTCCTTCAAATGGGATTAACTCGGGTTACCGTGCCACGATTGAATTAGTACGAAGCAATGATACATGGAAAATCAAATCGTACGTCCCACGTACGTTTAAAGAAGATCCACTAAAACTCACAATTGAGCAATCAATTGATTACTTGAAATATGCTATTCCTCTTTACTACCAGGAAGAAGTTGATTCCATTCAACATACAGGAAAAGAACCTCGATTAGGACTGGATTTGTTTAAGGTGAATGGGAAAACAACGTATGTCTTTGATGTAAATACTGGTGAACTAACTGAGTACTATCCTGTTAACTAA